The Mycosarcoma maydis chromosome 22, whole genome shotgun sequence genome contains the following window.
ttcacgattcacgattcacgattcacgattagtcCACAAGAGGTGACGCTCATACGGTCTAACAGTCTGATTTACCGCCCAGACTTGGCGCGACTCGATTTGGcccgattcacgattcgatcaCACTCACGGCTTGGTGATGTGATTCGGTGACACGCGACGACGaaataatcgtgaaatcgtgaatcgctcTACGTCTGAGCTTCTCTGGCGTGTGCGCCTAATCGAgcatattcacgattccctctctctctctctctctctctccctcctctctctctctttgcTTCACCTCTCATTCTGGAAGAAGCGAATCGTACGTTGATTTTGTCCgacgcattcacgattcgcgattcttgattcacgatttccacAACAGCGCAGAGACGACTCGAGACAAGTCAcacatcatcatcgtctcgatctcatcgtctcgatctcatcgtctcgatctcatcgtctcgatctcatcgtctcgatctcatcTCACTCGAGCTCATTTCGCTGCTCTCGTTGTGTCGGTCCCACTCGACTAGGCTGGTGCCATCCGCTCGTCTCTCTTCGCACGTCGCATATCACTGCTCCCGTTGCTCTTTGCTCTCACCTCTGTGGCATGCGCTAGACAACCTTCGTGATGGACTACAGATCGTCCTATCGTCCATACGACCGCTCTGGTCCACCCGCTGCCGACTCGTACCCAATAGACGACCCTTACGATCGTTCGAGGAAACGTGGTCGCTCTCCTTCGCCATCCTACTACCGCGACCAGAGGCGTACCAGCAACTACAACGACTATCCCCCGCTCGATCCCTGGGACCGTCCGCCGAGAGACTATCGTGATGCGTCTCCTTACGCATCGCGTCAGTCTGCCTACGACAACTATCGTCCTTCCGATCCGTACGAAGACCGTACCGATCGTACCCGTGCCGCAGAATGGGATCGCTACTAccgcgagcgcgagcgcgagcgcgagccACGTGACCACGACTATCGTTCCTCGGCCTACGACGATCGCGACCGATACGACGTCAGGTCCAGATACGATGAGCCTCCTCCGTCTGACAGAGATGATCGTCCGCGCCACCGCGATCGCCAACGTCCCTATCTTGCGTACGATTCCCAGTACCGTAGAGACGAACCGCCTCACGCCTCAGATTCTCTCTCCAAACCTCCCTTTGACCCGCAGCCGGCTCCGGATCCCATGCAGTCAGACTCGCTCTTGCAGTTCCGCCAATACGCTCAAATGACCAAGGCCGCTCACCCTTCGGCACGCGACCGCTCCATCGAACAGCCTACCACCCAGGAGCTCTACGATGGCTACCAAGCCTACAAGTCGGCTTTCAACAAAAAGGCCATCGCCTCCTTCTTCGAAcagcgcaagcacgaagcgtggtTCAAGGAAAAGTACTCGCCCGCCGAGCCGTGGCTCACTGCTCGCAACCAACGCAAGCGAACCGCTCGTGCCGGTAAGAAGTTCGCCTGGCTCCAAGAGCTTCAGCAAGGCAAGCTTGACAAGCTCACCAACGACATTCAACGCATCGATGCATCCGATGCAACGCGCGATACTTGGCATCCTGAAGATGCTGACGACCACCATCGCGGTCGATCCGAGCCCAACGATATCACGCTCCTCTCTCGGTACGGCGAACCTCAGCTTATGCATGCAGAGCAGGCTGTCATCCCCGCCTGCAATCACCAGATGCTCGTCAAGACCTTCCCCGCTGATCTTGCACGCGAGAGACTTGAAGAGGTGCTCGCCTCCACGCCAGGTTTCCGCTACCTGGCGCTGGGCGAACCGCACGTCGGAAAGCGATGGCACCGTGCCGGCTGGGCCATGTACGAGCCGCACATCGACATTCAAGACACGCTCAACGCACTTCAGGGCAAGGACGTCGACGGATTTGCGCTCAACCTCGCGCCTTGCACCAAGCCCACCTCGAGTAAGCTCCGCACCGTTCCCGTATACGCCAACTCGTTTCACCGCCTTCTCATCGACCTCAAGCACTGCAAGCAACTGGTGGAGCgtttcgagatcgaggatcgCCAAGTGCTCTTCCGTGACCAAGCCCAAGGTGACGCATCATCGGACGCCAGTTCCTGGCTGCACGTCAGTGCGTCGGAAGCCATCTCGCAACGCGTTGGCCAGATCGAGCccgagcttgttgaccgAGATCTGGAGCGCGAATTTGATGCTCAAGAAGACGCCGAAAAGCGCGAAcaacgacgtcgagcgatcaagaagctgctcgacctgcacctcgatctgctgcgcACCGTCTACCACTGCGACTACTACATTTCGCTCGTCTGCGAGTCTGAagaggagctgctgcgtcgaaGTCCACGTCACGCACGAAGGCAGCCTTCTGTGGgcgtgctcgtcgaggagCCACGCGAAAACTCGAATGACGAGTCTTGGGCGCGCAGCGTCGACCAaaagacgagcttgatgctTGCGGACGACAAAACGGATCTCACCGAGATGGGAGGCAAAGACATGACTGCAGAACTCATGAGCGCTGCGCTACCTTATATCAAAGAAGAGGACAAGGAAAAACACCGATGTACCGTGACGCTCAACGATGTGCAATGCGGCAAGCTCTTCAAAGCTGCCATCTTTGTGCAGAAGCACATTCTCAACAAGCACCGCACGTTTATCGAGTCGGTAGCCgacgaggtgctgcagGAGGTCAAGTTTTTCAACAACTATGTGCGCGATCCAAGCCGCGCCATCAGTCAGCCAAGTGTGAATGCCAAGGAGTCTCTGGGCGGCGGGGCGGCGCTAGCGCAGCGGTTGGATGGGGGTGATCATGGAGCGATTGCGGGCGCCATGTTCAATAGTGGCGGTAGGATGGGCATGATCAGGTTTGGCAGTGCCAGTGTTGTTGACTCGCCTCGCAGAGCTGCGCATGGCGGcagtgcagcagctggttCGCTTGGAATGCGTTTGGGCGGCGTGATCGCTACTTCGGACTCGCCCGCAGCTACACCGATCAAGCCCGACCctctgccaccgccacccAAACCGCTCGACCCTCGAGCACAGCGCGCCGCTCCCAAGAGCTACCAGGACCTCGATGGCGCAGCCGAAGGCgatgtcgatctcgcctACTAACTCCAAAACTCTTATCGATCGTGCATCTTGTACTACAGTCATGTAACATGGCAATCGATTGTGCTTCCCGTCAAAGACGACAGTTCCGAGATGTTCACTTTGGCTTGTTCTGCAGAGCCGGTCCGAGCCGGATGTTTTTGGAGTTCGAGCTTTGAGCCGCATGGTTAAATGATGCGGGATACAGAAACTGAGCAGCCGAGAAGCTGAGATGGCCTTTGTTGGCGCTGCAAGACGACCGGGGTGAGTGGGCCGTCGATGCCATCAGAATGGTGTCTGCTCATCATTGACGCCCACTGATCACATACGAGTTAGGCGTTTGGCGAGGTTTCCATGTTCGGACGGATGACATCAACATACCATATCGGCGTTTGCTCAGCCATGCGGTAGAGTATGTGGCCACCATTGGCCAGACGCAGTTGAGACGTTTCTGTATCGCGGCACGGGAGAAGGTTGTGCATCTGCCTGGTCGGCCGTTTGTACGCTCCGCCCCGGCATTCGACACCGCCGTTCCTGCCGCTAGGAACCAAGCACGGACGCTTCGATGTACAGTTCGGCCAACGACGGGAATCACGCCTTGATCGGCTGTGTTACACGCTCAACAGGCGTGAAAAGAATAAGGCAGCCCCGACTGCGCGCCACAAGGTGGCAAGCGGTGATCAACGCGTGCTGTCAAAACGCCTCATGACCACACACGAGTGTGGTGAGCGAGAATCGGTCGCAAAGGCTCCGTCAAGTcgagagcaagcaagcaacgCATACCACCCACACTTGTGGCTCGTGTGCCTGATCACGACGCAGCATCAGAGGCTGGTACCAAACGCGTCTCAGCATCACCACACACCTTGTCGCTCCAATGTGCACCTTCTTGGACGAGCGCCATGACAGCGACCAACAATCGTTCACAAATGTTGCTGACCTTTCGGCGTTTTCGACAGCCAGGAGTCATAGCAGCGACATCCTCACACAATGCATGGCAGACCTTGATTTGGCTTGTCTTAACTTGTTTTTTCGTGTTCCGTAGCATCTCGGCGCATGGTGTGAATGCAAGTTTTGTCTGACTGCGATCACAGACGGCCGAGCTCACGATCAGAACTGGTACTGATATCAGATTGGAATTTACGTGCTAGCTACACGCGTCAGAAGTACAACAATTGTGTGCATCTGAGTTACTCGGAGAGCATGTCGATGGCACGTTCCAAGAGTTCGCTCAAGTTGGTTGCGACGTCGCCGTCATCGTGTCGGAAGGCATTGTTCAAGACGGTCTGACGGTTTTGGAGCAGCTGTCGATTGAAGAACCTGACCATTTGCCTGTACCACGACTTGATCCACCATAGTGTCCACTCGTCGGGCTCGTTGGTTTGCGAGCGCACGATCAGCGTTTTGAAGCCGACCAGAGTGGTGACGAGCACTTTGCGCTGTTCGCTCTTGATTGcgtccaagctcgccaGCGCTTCGGTCGAGGAGAGCTGCGATTTCTCTTCTTTCGCCGACGACGTCGCCGGTCGGATCGGTAGCGTCGCGCTCGTCGGGAACagcggcatcgacgcttgctccgcctcgtcgtcaccCTGTCCGACGTCTTCTTCGCCGAATccggctgctgccgccgcttcCCTTCGCTCAACTTCCTCCGCTTCGTTGCGCTGGATCTCCTCCAACCTCTTCTTCAGCTGATCCACCCGCCCATTCACTTTCTCCAACGTCAGTCGAAGCAACGTCCACGTATTGAAGCCAACCCAGCCCTCGCGTCCACTTGCTCCATTCGGGCTCGAAATCGTACCCGGCTCGTCCATCGGCGGACTAAAGATAAACTCGACCACATCGGCCggctcgacgatgcgatACTGCAACAACTTGTCCACCACAATGTGGATCCACTGCTGAGATCGATGCCAGAAGCGCACCGCACCGGAGAGGATCGCCGCTCGCATACGTGCGCTCTTGGAAAGTTGACGCAGCAACGAATGGTATCGTTCTACAATGTTGAGAAAATGCGAAAAGGAACGCGAACCCACCTGAAGCACGCATTGGATCgtcaaatcacgaaccacgacATCGGCTTGCAGGGCGTCCGCCACCAAGCCTtcgacagcatcgtcgctggGGATCGCACTCGAGTTGTCCAGGATCGAGGCTTTGAACGATTCGAAATCCGCCAGAATCACCTCGGCGCTAGCTTTGGCCTTGATCGAATTGATCAACCTGCCCGCCTGTGCTGCGTAGGGGTGCGATTCGTCGGCGTATGTGAAAACGGGCGCGGGTTCTTCGCTCGGCATGGTCACCGCCTGTATCTCGTCCGGTAATGTCTGCTTGACACGGTCAAAGTACGCCAGCCGGATCTCGAGCTCCACGACGCGCTTCATAAACACAATCTTGGGGTGCGCAGCAGGTAGAGTCGTGTCTGGGATCCACTCTTTCCACGCCCAGCCAAAGTTGAAGTTAGAGAGATGGATGGCGAACCAGTCGGCGAACCGGTGGATGGTTTCGACATCCATGTTGCGCGACGAGAGCGCGTCGTAAAAGGTACGGATGGTTTTACCGAGCGAAGGTGCCACTGTGCCAGGGGTGAGCGTGACGATCTCGCGAAGCAACGAGGTGTAGTAGAGCGGATTGCGAGGAGGCGTGGGCAGCACAAACGCGGTGGAAAGGAtggtctcgacgagcaggtCGTCCAGCGACCAATTGCTCTCTCCCGGGTTGACGTCGCCCATCTCTCCAAAGAGACCGGCATCGCTCGAAACCTTTAGGTTGAACGTCGCTCTTCGGAGCCAATTGGGCAGATCGAGGATCAATTTGGCAGCTTCTTTCCGGTTGACTTCGTAAAGATCGATCATATCAGCCAAGATCGCCCTAAGCACAACTGAGGCGGGTGAAGCGACCGCCGGCACAGTCTCGGCAAACCATCGCGGCTGAGGGCTGATACGCTCTGGACCGACGGCGGCCTTCttctcttcgagctcgcccTTGCCCGTGCCAGCTTTGCGTTGCCTAACTTGATGGTGGCCCAACTGGGCATAGGCTACGTCGAGGCCCTGGTCTTCGGCGTCTTCCTCGGGTGGAACGAGCACATCGGGGAGCAGCACGGTACGCTTCTCTTCGGGGACCTGTGTCGCAGCGGGCGAGATGGCGGCTGGAAGCAGATCCGAGGGGACAGGAAGAAACACAGGTCTGGTGTAGCCTCCGGCGCGGAGCTGTTCGAGCGCTTTGACGGCGTCGGGAAAGCCCTCGAGccagatcgagtcgaggcTGTGTACGGGCTGAGTGAGTTCTACTTCGACTTTGCGGGCCGCATCGTAGGTGACTACCTTTTGGACCAAGTCGTCGAGTTCGGCCTGCGCATTTGGACTATCAGCCAGAAGATCCTGACCGGCACGGCAGAGAGTTTCGATGATGCAAATCGCAGCACGATCCGCTCTAGCGGCTGCGACGGCGGGTTCCtcgagcacagcagcgaacgagctgagcaggGTTCGCAACGAGCTGGCCGGGATGATCTGCAGCGGAACGAGCGCGGCAAAAAGGTGCAAGCTCAGACGCGTGTTTCTCCAGAGACGAGCATCGAGGTAGCTGCGGAACGCCTTGACGAGGTCTTTGACGATGGTGATACCTAGCGAGTCGGAttcggtggtggaggaaaAATCTTGTTCTTCGGGGTTGATCTCGTTGTTGGACGCCGCGGCGGGTTTGGATGGCTGAGAAAGGCAAAGGAAGCCGATGAGGGCGGCGATGAGGGGGATCTTGTGAGGCTGTTCGGTGACCATGATCCTGAAAGCGCTGGTGGTAGCATCAATTCCGTCTTGCGACTTGTCCTCAATCCATCGAGCCAATTTGAGGAGATCCGAGGGAGGATGGAAGTCTTTCTCCTCTCCGAGCTTGAAGAGCTGCGAACGAATGTATCGGATTCGATTCTCTTCACGCCGTTCTGTGGGTGGCTGTTGATGAGGGGGTTGTgctccaccatcgccaCCTCGGACGTCTTGATAGtagccgccgccgctgccagcTCCGCGTCCATCGGGGcgatgagcagctcggcctCCACCTTCACGACGAGGAGAATTGGCCCAACCCTGATCGCGTACTCCATATGCGTGAGCGCCGCCATATCCTGCGCTGCCTCCATTGTTGCTGTAGGAATGCTGATATTGGTGCTGCGGATAGCCCGAGCCAGGGTTTGTGGATGAGTCCCAGCCGTCCATGATTTCGCGATTGGGAAGGCAGCTGGAAGGCGATTGGACGACAAGGTTACACAGAGAGAGGGACGAAGCAGTCAATCAATCAATCaatgtgattcgtgattgtgacgGTCGAGTGTCGCGGCGCTGACCCTGAACGTTGCGTGTTGAGCTCGGGTATGCTAAGCCTGACGTGCAACTTGCACGTTGGTCGTTGGTCGTTGTTCGATTGTGGTTGGTGGTTGGTGGTTGGTGGTTGTGAGTGTCGAATATATATGTTTATTCGCGTCAGCTTCGCCGAACTCGATTTCTTTCACGGTTTACAGGGATTCTTTCGGAAATCGGAAGTTGGCGCTTTCATAAAAGATGAGCGCAACCACGGAAcggtgttgttgttgtAGTTCAACACCACCCACCCGCTTGCTCACGCCTCGGACGAAACGGAATATGTCGGCCAGAAAGGAGAAGCTGCGCGCGTGTCTACGATGCCAATTCGTCCAGTCGCCACGAGATTTTCACCTGAAAGGATGTCCCAACTGCGAACCGGTGCTCGAGGTAAGTACTGACAGCGACGAACGATGAACGATGAACGATGAACGATGAACGATGAACGATGGACGATGAACGATGAACGATGAACGAGTTGTTTGTTCAGAAAGAGATGGCTGCTGACGTTTCTGGTTGCGCAaacgcacacacacacacacaaatGCACAGATGCAAGGCAGTCAGGACAGGGTAGCGGAATGCACAACGAGCAACTTTGACGGCATGATCTCGATGCTCCGACCCGAAGAGAGTTGGGTGGCGAAATGGCAGCGCATTGGTGAGTTTCGGTGGTCACCATGAGCCAACAACGCAATAGTCAAGGACTCAAACTGACGACTCTTTTGTCTCTGTGGTGTGGATCGCTGGTGCATCTTTTCCAGAGAAGCGTCTTCCAGGCTTGTACGCAGTCAAAGTGGTGGGCAGGCTACCTGAAGGCATCGACGCCTGATTTCAGTTCAATTGCACGctcctcgttctcgttTCAACCCAAGTGTATTACTATGACCAGCCCAGTTATCCAGATACAAGTACAGACCAGTCGACAGACCACAGCGCGCAGCACGCAGCGTACGATATCAGGCGTGTGTACGCGTTTGATCGCGATCCTTGATCAGAGCCACCCTTCTACTCTCCCTCATcctctcgagcagcttgacgatgCCCGGACCGTCAGACACGAGCCTCTGTACCTGGTGCTGGACGCTGTAAGCGCTCACCATCTCCTGTACGATCTCGGCGAGTAGTGGTAGGGACACGTTGAGGCTTGCGAAAAACGTCAAGGCGTCTTGGCTCGGCGGCGATGGTTCTCGCTTTGCAGACGCCAGCTCGGCGGGCGTTGAGGCCGGGTTGTCCAGGATTCGTTGGATCGAGAGGTGGTGTTCGTCTCGTCGCGTCTGCATGGTGTGGAGCGATGCGGTGATCTTGTCAAACGACGGAGGATGAAGGCTTAGACCGAgccagatcgaggcgagcgcCACCATGTAGGGAGGGTACATGAGTGGGATGTCGGTCTTGTACGTGTCGTTGAGTATGAACCAACACATGAGCAGCACTTCGTCGTTGAACTCGTTGAGTTGTACTTTGTCCTCCTCGGCGATCGCTGAGGCAGCGTCGCCCTCCTCGACACTCGCTAGCCCTTTGGTGACGCCAAATGCGGCTGCTTCGATTCCCAACCCTATCATCATCCCACTAccgccgcttccgcttccgctgccAGCGGCGCCAGCGGAACGCTCATGTATACTGTTACCGCTACCTACCGCGCTACCTGAGCCATAATCCTCAAACATGACGATCAAACTTCGATAACTGTGAAAGAGCACCATGTCAAACtccatctcttccagcAGATAAAATTCCATCTCTGCCAGGCTCGAATGGTCGGTGGGCATGCCTCGGAAGCCGTGTTCTGTGAAGCTACGTGTGGCTTCTGCCACGGCGGATTTGATGTGGATCGGCGActcttccaccttggcTGCCACATAGACGCACGTGGCGCACACGAGGAAGGGGTCGAGCGCCGAGTACGAGTTTTTGGCAAAGAAGCGTCGGAAGAAGACGTTGGCCGACGCCGTCACTCGTTGTCGCAGATTGAGCCGCTTGCAGATGAGCGATAGCACTGCAATGGTGAAACGTCAGCGGTGGCAAGCCAGATCGCATCCATGTCGAGCCATGTACAACTTACAGTTGGAAAAGAACACGCCCAAAGCAGCACactcgagtcgagtcgcaTAGCGCAGATCTTCCTTGCGCGccaactcgagctgcgGTCGATCCAGTAGCCAGTtgttgctgcagcgccGAGTTCAAGaacagcgacgagcgtAGACGGTCTCTGTCAGCTTTGACCGCCCGTCAGCTCGACCACATACACGCGTTGCGCGACGTACCATTGTGTAGAAGCCCAGTAGTTGGCTGACATGGCACCAGGGCTTGCTGTGGTTGCTCGTATCgtgtcgagctgatcaTGCTGGTCGAGGTTGAGATGGTCGACCGTGTGCGTGGTTCGAGCCTcgattattcacgattcacgattcgcgattcacgattcacgagttCAGGGTCCTGCGCGTTGGCCACGA
Protein-coding sequences here:
- a CDS encoding uncharacterized protein (related to Arsenite-resistance protein 2 (ASR2)), which gives rise to MDYRSSYRPYDRSGPPAADSYPIDDPYDRSRKRGRSPSPSYYRDQRRTSNYNDYPPLDPWDRPPRDYRDASPYASRQSAYDNYRPSDPYEDRTDRTRAAEWDRYYREREREREPRDHDYRSSAYDDRDRYDVRSRYDEPPPSDRDDRPRHRDRQRPYLAYDSQYRRDEPPHASDSLSKPPFDPQPAPDPMQSDSLLQFRQYAQMTKAAHPSARDRSIEQPTTQELYDGYQAYKSAFNKKAIASFFEQRKHEAWFKEKYSPAEPWLTARNQRKRTARAGKKFAWLQELQQGKLDKLTNDIQRIDASDATRDTWHPEDADDHHRGRSEPNDITLLSRYGEPQLMHAEQAVIPACNHQMLVKTFPADLARERLEEVLASTPGFRYLALGEPHVGKRWHRAGWAMYEPHIDIQDTLNALQGKDVDGFALNLAPCTKPTSSKLRTVPVYANSFHRLLIDLKHCKQLVERFEIEDRQVLFRDQAQGDASSDASSWLHVSASEAISQRVGQIEPELVDRDLEREFDAQEDAEKREQRRRAIKKLLDLHLDLLRTVYHCDYYISLVCESEEELLRRSPRHARRQPSVGVLVEEPRENSNDESWARSVDQKTSLMLADDKTDLTEMGGKDMTAELMSAALPYIKEEDKEKHRCTVTLNDVQCGKLFKAAIFVQKHILNKHRTFIESVADEVLQEVKFFNNYVRDPSRAISQPSVNAKESLGGGAALAQRLDGGDHGAIAGAMFNSGGRMGMIRFGSASVVDSPRRAAHGGSAAAGSLGMRLGGVIATSDSPAATPIKPDPLPPPPKPLDPRAQRAAPKSYQDLDGAAEGDVDLAY
- a CDS encoding uncharacterized protein (related to 80 kDa nuclear cap binding protein) is translated as MDGWDSSTNPGSGYPQHQYQHSYSNNGGSAGYGGAHAYGVRDQGWANSPRREGGGRAAHRPDGRGAGSGGGYYQDVRGGDGGAQPPHQQPPTERREENRIRYIRSQLFKLGEEKDFHPPSDLLKLARWIEDKSQDGIDATTSAFRIMVTEQPHKIPLIAALIGFLCLSQPSKPAAASNNEINPEEQDFSSTTESDSLGITIVKDLVKAFRSYLDARLWRNTRLSLHLFAALVPLQIIPASSLRTLLSSFAAVLEEPAVAAARADRAAICIIETLCRAGQDLLADSPNAQAELDDLVQKVVTYDAARKVEVELTQPVHSLDSIWLEGFPDAVKALEQLRAGGYTRPVFLPVPSDLLPAAISPAATQVPEEKRTVLLPDVLVPPEEDAEDQGLDVAYAQLGHHQVRQRKAGTGKGELEEKKAAVGPERISPQPRWFAETVPAVASPASVVLRAILADMIDLYEVNRKEAAKLILDLPNWLRRATFNLKVSSDAGLFGEMGDVNPGESNWSLDDLLVETILSTAFVLPTPPRNPLYYTSLLREIVTLTPGTVAPSLGKTIRTFYDALSSRNMDVETIHRFADWFAIHLSNFNFGWAWKEWIPDTTLPAAHPKIVFMKRVVELEIRLAYFDRVKQTLPDEIQAVTMPSEEPAPVFTYADESHPYAAQAGRLINSIKAKASAEVILADFESFKASILDNSSAIPSDDAVEGLVADALQADVVVRDLTIQCVLQVGSRSFSHFLNIVERYHSLLRQLSKSARMRAAILSGAVRFWHRSQQWIHIVVDKLLQYRIVEPADVVEFIFSPPMDEPGTISSPNGASGREGWVGFNTWTLLRLTLEKVNGRVDQLKKRLEEIQRNEAEEVERREAAAAAGFGEEDVGQGDDEAEQASMPLFPTSATLPIRPATSSAKEEKSQLSSTEALASLDAIKSEQRKVLVTTLVGFKTLIVRSQTNEPDEWTLWWIKSWYRQMVRFFNRQLLQNRQTVLNNAFRHDDGDVATNLSELLERAIDMLSE
- a CDS encoding putative transcription elongation protein; this translates as MSARKEKLRACLRCQFVQSPRDFHLKGCPNCEPVLEMQGSQDRVAECTTSNFDGMISMLRPEESWVAKWQRIEKRLPGLYAVKVVGRLPEGIDA
- a CDS encoding cyclin-dependent protein serine/threonine kinase regulator SSN8 (related to SSN8 - DNA-directed RNA polymerase II holoenzyme and SRB subcomplex subunit, cyclin C homolog) — translated: MSANYWASTQCNNWLLDRPQLELARKEDLRYATRLECAALGVFFSNLLSLICKRLNLRQRVTASANVFFRRFFAKNSYSALDPFLVCATCVYVAAKVEESPIHIKSAVAEATRSFTEHGFRGMPTDHSSLAEMEFYLLEEMEFDMVLFHSYRSLIVMFEDYGSGSAVGSGNSIHERSAGAAGSGSGSGGSGMMIGLGIEAAAFGVTKGLASVEEGDAASAIAEEDKVQLNEFNDEVLLMCWFILNDTYKTDIPLMYPPYMVALASIWLGLSLHPPSFDKITASLHTMQTRRDEHHLSIQRILDNPASTPAELASAKREPSPPSQDALTFFASLNVSLPLLAEIVQEMVSAYSVQHQVQRLVSDGPGIVKLLERMRESRRVALIKDRDQTRTHA